The Octopus sinensis linkage group LG19, ASM634580v1, whole genome shotgun sequence genome contains a region encoding:
- the LOC115222016 gene encoding beta-1,4-galactosyltransferase galt-1-like, giving the protein MQRDVFLLSVVLLYCIIFLMLHSHLKRINNPITQKFIAKQQENDNTVKTTTAPTESGLVAEQGENVQQLQQPFPKKINILKQHQNKESFVIKRNYSEANIHLPQSIKPKLENISDSKANCSKCKKLPYSGSFQNISGIFVLTTFYDQRIPSKHRIRILAVQDAKDNRKLVCWFKNGTYLVQSYATKYEMCENHGRKFGGWIYSCLVPKGMASIKVVYLSLYTNNILAPLTKMDLISLTKTGTKKLFGVCIPPLFGSVGMTKLVQFLELNRILGASHFHFYLHNASSSVRVILNHYAKLKLATLFEWELPSVITNNNIWYHGQLLAIQDCLYRNMANFQFLLFSDLDEFVIPRKTYTWPRLVNYLKDLNKNHPSENTLGFSFKSAFFDPWQTPDNSQQLSYLQRLYRSKSISNVRTKVMIQPDKVFELGIHHVSKPIFENLTITNIDPEIAMIHHYQPCMVRYEPKMQCSPKIRDATILKYTKQLQNNYNQRVKELFKDFL; this is encoded by the coding sequence ATGCAGCGAGATGTGTTCCTTCTATCCGTGGTACTTCTTTACTGTATCATCTTCCTCATGTTACACTCACATCTTAAAAGAATCAATAACCCCATAACACAGAAATTCATTGCTAAACAACAAGAGAATGACAACACAGTAAAAACTACCACAGCACCAACAGAATCAGGATTGGTAGCAGAACAAGGAGAAAATGTACAGCAACTCCAACAACCATTtccaaagaaaataaacattctCAAGCAGCATCAAAATAAAGAAAGTTTCGTTATTAAACGCAATTACAGTGAAGCAAATATACACCTGCCTCAATCAATAAAACCAAAACTGGAAAACATTTCCGATTCAAAAGCAAATTGTTCTAAATGCAAGAAGCTGCCATATTCTGGAAGTTTCCAAAATATATCTGGTATTTTTGTACTGACCACATTTTATGACCAAAGAATTCCCTCCAAGCATCGAATTCGTATTTTGGCTGTACAGGATGCTAAAGATAACCGCAAACTTGTCTGCTGGTTTAAAAATGGCACATATTTGGTGCAATCATATGCTACTAAATACGAGATGTGTGAGAACCATGGACGTAAGTTTGGAGGATGGATTTATTCTTGTCTGGTGCCAAAAGGCATGGCATCAATCAAAGTTGTGTACTTGTCTCTTTATACCAACAATATCCTTGCTCCACTGACAAAAATGGATTTAATTTCACTCACCAAAACAggaacaaagaaattatttggaGTCTGTATACCTCCTTTGTTTGGATCCGTTGGAATGACAAAACTTGTACAATTTTTAGAACTGAATCGAATTTTAGGAGCTTCACATTTCCATTTCTATCTCCATAATGCTTCTAGCAGTGTTCGGGTTATATTAAATCACTATGCCAAGTTAAAATTAGCTACACTTTTTGAATGGGAGCTACCATCAGTTATAACTAACAACAACATATGGTACCATGGCCAACTTCTGGCAATACAAGACTGTCTCTACAGAAATATGGCTAACTTCCAGTTCCTACTGTTTTCAGATTTAGACGAATTTGTCATCCCACGTAAAACATACACATGGCCGAGACTAGTAAATTACTTGAAAGACTTAAATAAAAATCACCCCAGTGAAAATACATTAGGATTTTCTTTCAAAAGTGCATTCTTTGATCCTTGGCAAACCCCCGACAACAGCCAACAGTTGAGCTACTTACAACGGCTATATCGGAGCAAATCAATAAGTAATGTTCGGACAAAGGTTATGATTCAACCAGACAAAGTGTTTGAATTAGGCATCCATCATGTAAGTAAACCAATCTTTGAGAACTTAACTATAACTAATATCGATCCAGAAATAGCAATGATACACCATTATCAACCATGTATGGTAAGATATGAACCTAAAATGCAATGCTCACCAAAAATAAGAGATGCGACAATTCTCAAATACACCAAACAACTTCAAAATAATTACAATCAAAGAGTGAAAGAATTATTCAAAGATTTCTTGTGA